One part of the Amaranthus tricolor cultivar Red isolate AtriRed21 chromosome 16, ASM2621246v1, whole genome shotgun sequence genome encodes these proteins:
- the LOC130802629 gene encoding uncharacterized mitochondrial protein AtMg00810-like, with amino-acid sequence MTVYVDDIVVTGNDLERITALKAHLHKQFRIKDMGLLHYFLGLEITYVSDGIMISQKRFVKELLASVGQHEDFTKKAVTPLPLACKLPSTEGKLNFLTNTRPDLSFTTQYLSQFVQTPRIPDWNALLHTLRYVFHTANQGILLQSSNQLVLQAFSDSDWAACPD; translated from the coding sequence ATGacagtttatgttgatgatatagtTGTTACAGGAAATGATTTGGAGAGGATTACAGCCTTAAAAGCCCATTTGCACAAGCAATTCAGAATAAAAGACATGGGTCTGTTACACTATTTTTTGGGTTTAGAAATTACTTATGTTTCTGATGGAATCATGATTTCTCAAAAAAGGTTTGTAAAAGAATTATTAGCAAGCGTGGGGCAGCATGAAGATTTTACAAAGAAAGCTGTTACACCTCTCCCACTAGCTTGCAAGTTACCAAGCACAGAGGGAAAACTTAATTTCCTTACCAATACAAGGCCAGATTTGAGCTTCACAACCCAGTATCTCAGTCAATTCGTGCAGACACCAAGAATTCCAGATTGGAATGCATTACTACATACCTTAAGATATGTGTTTCATACAGCGAATCAAGGCATTCTATTGCAAAGTTCAAATCAACTTGTTTTACAAGCTTTTTCTGATTCAGATTGGGCTGCTTGTCCAGATTGA
- the LOC130802720 gene encoding zinc finger protein ZAT12-like — protein sequence MGIKRNREDLGLERTIAMANYLIFLSQPQNPVLVGPTRVYECKTCNRQFPSFQALGGHRASHKKPRTLMGDDDLDHHHMMEDNRMDEIATSRMSKIHACSICGLESSIGQALGGHMRRHTAALTGSSLIPNLSCVTKNKMDHHTDDHNKSRFVCLDLNLTPSENGLLEIGQFTPIVC from the coding sequence ATGGGCATTAAAAGAAATAGAGAAGATTTAGGGCTAGAAAGAACCATAGCCATGGCtaactatttaatttttctatcTCAACCCCAAAATCCCGTCTTGGTGGGACCCACTCGCGTTTATGAGTGTAAGACGTGCAACCGACAGTTCCCGTCCTTCCAAGCATTGGGTGGGCATCGGGCTAGCCACAAGAAACCTAGGACGTTGATGGGTGATGAtgatcttgatcatcatcatatgATGGAAGATAATCGGATGGATGAAATTGCAACATCACGTATGTCCAAAATACACGCATGTTCTATATGTGGATTGGAGTCTTCTATTGGACAGGCTTTAGGAGGTCATATGAGGCGTCATACGGCTGCCCTTACTGGATCATCTCTAATTCCTAATTTATCTTGtgttacaaaaaataaaatggatcATCATACTGATGATCATAATAAATCAAGATTTGTGTGCTTAGATTTGAATTTGACTCCTTCGGAGAATGGACTCTTAGAGATAGGGCAGTTCACTCCGattgtttgttaa
- the LOC130802628 gene encoding uncharacterized protein LOC130802628, with amino-acid sequence MLLDSVLLLTSDPSSIYYIHPSDTSSQLVSVNLMEMFMNKVVFVDGSLPKPSSDSVECKPWERCNDLIISWLLFNLDTTIAKSVLYYSTAREIWKDLEDRYGQTSGPQLYALEHHLSEITQGTQNIAEFYTDIKRIWDEIHSVYPLPSCTCNQCTCNLTQKIHKMQQEQRLIQFLMKLSDDFSNVRSNVLMMQPLPSVNQAYRLLVQEQ; translated from the exons ATGCTTTTAGATTCTGTTCTTCTACTTACTTCTGATCCTTCTTCCATATACTATATTCATCCTTCTGACACAAGTTCTCAACTAGTTTCTGTAAATTTAATGGAGATGTTTATG AACAAGGTTGTGTTTGTTGATGGTTCCTTGCCTAAACCTAGTTCTGATTCTGTTGAGTGCAAACCATGGGAGAGATGTAATGATTTGATCATCTCTTGGCTTTTATTCAATTTGGATACAACCATTGCCAAGTCTGTCTTATATTACAGTACAGCCAGGGAAATCTGGAAGGACCTAGAGGATAGGTATGGGCAAACCTCAGGGCCACAATTATATGCTCTAGAACATCACTTGTCTGAAATTACTCAAGGCACACAGAATATTGCAGAATTCTACACTGATATCAAGAGAATTTGGGATGAGATCCACTCTGTGTATCCTCTTCCTTCTTGCACTTGCAATCAATGCACTTGCAATCTTACTCAGAAAATACACAAGATGCAACAAGAACAAAGGTTGATACAATTTCTCATGAAGTTGAGTGATGATTTTAGTAATGTCAGGAGCAATGTGCTAATGATGCAACCATTGCCCTCAGTGAATCAAGCCTATAGGCTTCTTGTTCAAGAACAATAA
- the LOC130802631 gene encoding uncharacterized protein LOC130802631, whose amino-acid sequence MREILTLLEVVWMIVTCWIWVSQVDLFPGIDVRQFPIYRSDHAPILLDTETRCMEDYKDRLFRFESYWLSNEKCYDVVVNSWREGISVPIHARLEACANSLKEWATREFSDVKSMIKITEKKLAKAQRQAPDANMLAACNSMANDLDGLNRVEEAYWHLRSRVNELKHRDKNTKYFHHKASSRKKRNLIRGLMDDEGTWRASKAYIERLVAAYFESIFATSSPYGLPKALEGICGQ is encoded by the exons ATGAGAGAGATATTGACGCTTTTAGAAGTTGTGTGGATGATTGTAACTTGCTGGATTTGGGTTTCACAG GTGGATTTATTCCCTGGTATTGATGTTCGTCAATTCCCTATTTACAGATCAGACCATGCTCCCATCCTATTAGATACTGAAACCCGATGTATGGAGGATTATAAAGATCGCCTCTTTCGCTTTGAATCCTACTGGCTTTCTAATGAGAAGTGTTATGACGTAGTGGTAAATTCGTGGAGGGAGGGGATTAGTGTTCCCATTCATGCGAGGCTCGAGGCGTGTGCAAACTCCTTGAAGGAGTGGGCTACTAGAGAATTTAGTGATGTAAAAAGTATGATCAAGATTACTGAGAAAAAACTAGCAAAAGCCCAAAGACAAGCACCTGATGCTAACATGTTGGCTGCTTGCAATTCAATGGCTAATGATCTTGATGGCCTTAACCGTGTAGAGGAAGCTTATTGGCACTTAAGATCTAGGGTGAATGAGTTGAAACATAGGGATAAGAACACCAAGTATTTTCACCATAAAGCAAGCTCAAGGAAGAAGAGAAACTTGATTCGTGGTCTTATGGATGATGAGGGTACTTGGAGGGCTTCAAAAGCATATATTGAGAGATTAGTAGCCGCTTATTTTGAGAGTATCTTCGCCACTAGTTCACCGTATGGATTACCTAAGGCACTTGAAGGCATCTGTGGTCAATGA